Proteins co-encoded in one Syntrophales bacterium genomic window:
- the thpR gene encoding RNA 2',3'-cyclic phosphodiesterase — protein MKNESLIRAFLAIEPPEEIQRALSIFEEQLKKTLKYSITWVRKENIHLTLKFFGTVHRDTLKSLSTSIRTVCTASPTFIISVEGLGAFPDLKRPRVLWVGTSGDVDTLKNLQSKLEHVFQSLGFKNEERDFRGHLTLGRLKKPQPIPELMELVKTQKHARFGEFKVDKLILFQSNLTPSGAVYTKLDSFPFGG, from the coding sequence ATGAAAAATGAAAGTTTAATCCGGGCTTTCCTCGCTATAGAACCCCCCGAAGAAATCCAAAGGGCACTCTCAATCTTTGAGGAACAATTAAAAAAAACTCTAAAGTACTCCATTACATGGGTGCGTAAGGAAAACATCCATCTCACGCTGAAATTTTTCGGAACTGTACACAGAGACACCCTCAAATCGCTCAGCACATCAATACGCACCGTATGCACTGCATCTCCGACATTCATTATTAGTGTAGAAGGGCTGGGTGCTTTCCCTGACCTTAAGCGTCCGCGGGTATTGTGGGTGGGCACAAGCGGTGACGTAGATACGCTAAAAAACCTTCAGAGCAAACTTGAACATGTCTTCCAGAGTTTGGGCTTCAAAAACGAGGAAAGAGACTTCAGGGGTCATCTCACCCTGGGACGATTAAAAAAACCCCAACCAATTCCGGAGCTTATGGAATTGGTGAAAACGCAAAAACACGCGCGATTCGGTGAATTTAAAGTAGATAAACTCATTCTTTTTCAAAGCAATTTAACACCGAGTGGGGCCGTGTACACTAAGCTAGACTCGTTTCCTTTTGGGGGATAA
- a CDS encoding competence/damage-inducible protein A, giving the protein MNVGILTIGNELTTGRIVDHNAAMIAREVHQKGWRTVAIESVGDNFTDIEYGLRFLLERADVIVITGGLGPTQDDITTEAIARFFNLPLYTEENVLAHIKNLFASRNLPWTENNAKQARFPIGAEIIPNTTGTAPGFALYREQKLIAVIPGVPSEAAQMFSSGVLPLMKRFFPESTGFTFSRTYKTFGLTESRIDEILKDVKDDDGIEIGFYPIFPENHVVITVKDSSETIAFQKFQRVCSEVENRLSSYIFATDEETLEQVVASKMIKKGLTLSVAESCTGGLIADHLTDVPGSSAFFERGLIAYSNTAKVEILGVPETTIERYGAVSEETARLMAEGIKKISRTDLGLSTTGIAGPTGGTDVKPVGTVYIALADDKDTFVRHYTFRWNRRRNKIIMAHSALMLLNNYLKGKLK; this is encoded by the coding sequence ATGAACGTAGGTATCCTCACAATAGGGAACGAACTCACAACTGGTCGAATTGTAGACCATAACGCTGCAATGATCGCCCGTGAAGTCCACCAAAAAGGATGGCGTACTGTCGCCATTGAATCTGTAGGCGATAACTTCACGGATATCGAATATGGGTTAAGATTTCTTTTGGAAAGGGCCGATGTAATCGTAATCACAGGGGGACTCGGCCCCACCCAGGACGACATTACTACAGAGGCGATTGCTCGGTTCTTTAATCTCCCCCTGTATACCGAAGAAAATGTCCTCGCCCATATTAAGAATCTCTTTGCATCTCGGAATCTTCCGTGGACAGAAAACAATGCAAAACAAGCAAGATTCCCCATAGGTGCAGAAATTATTCCAAATACTACCGGAACAGCGCCGGGATTTGCCCTTTATAGAGAACAAAAACTCATAGCGGTTATCCCCGGTGTACCCAGCGAAGCAGCGCAGATGTTTTCCTCTGGCGTTCTCCCCCTTATGAAGCGATTCTTTCCAGAATCAACAGGTTTTACATTTTCAAGAACATACAAGACTTTCGGGCTTACTGAGTCCAGAATAGATGAAATTCTCAAGGACGTAAAAGACGATGATGGTATCGAGATCGGTTTCTATCCAATTTTTCCGGAAAATCACGTGGTCATCACTGTCAAAGATTCATCGGAAACCATAGCCTTTCAGAAATTCCAAAGGGTGTGCAGCGAGGTTGAAAACAGGTTATCCTCTTACATTTTCGCAACCGACGAAGAGACACTCGAGCAAGTTGTTGCTTCTAAAATGATTAAAAAAGGACTCACTTTAAGCGTAGCCGAATCATGCACAGGTGGACTCATCGCCGATCACCTGACAGACGTACCTGGAAGTTCTGCGTTCTTCGAAAGGGGTCTAATCGCTTACAGTAATACCGCCAAAGTGGAAATCCTCGGTGTACCTGAAACAACAATTGAACGCTACGGAGCTGTAAGTGAAGAAACAGCCCGATTGATGGCAGAAGGTATCAAAAAGATCTCAAGAACCGATTTGGGACTGTCTACCACAGGGATAGCTGGACCAACGGGTGGAACTGACGTCAAGCCCGTGGGTACAGTTTACATTGCTCTTGCAGATGATAAAGACACCTTCGTTCGCCACTACACGTTTCGCTGGAATAGAAGACGTAACAAAATTATCATGGCCCACTCAGCCTTGATGCTTCTCAACAATTACCTGAAAGGAAAGTTGAAATGA
- a CDS encoding phosphatidylglycerophosphatase A — protein sequence MSAKVAKILATGCGIGFVPYAPGTAGTILGIPIFLALVDLQWTLYLLTILAFTILSVYIAGIAEMNLKKKDAPPIIIDEITGFLWTMFLVSPDFFNITAGFLIFRFFDIVKPFPIRRIQKALPGGWGIVMDDVAAGIYACTSLHLITKLWGAS from the coding sequence TTGAGCGCAAAAGTTGCAAAAATACTTGCTACGGGTTGCGGTATCGGTTTTGTACCGTACGCACCAGGAACAGCGGGAACAATTCTTGGAATTCCCATATTCCTTGCCCTCGTAGATCTTCAATGGACCCTTTACCTCCTTACAATACTTGCCTTTACAATTCTCAGCGTGTACATAGCCGGTATTGCAGAGATGAATCTCAAGAAAAAAGATGCGCCACCAATCATTATCGATGAAATAACAGGTTTTCTGTGGACTATGTTTCTCGTTTCTCCTGATTTTTTTAACATTACTGCGGGCTTTCTAATTTTTCGTTTTTTTGATATCGTTAAACCGTTTCCCATACGTAGAATTCAGAAGGCTCTACCAGGAGGGTGGGGGATTGTTATGGACGACGTTGCAGCGGGTATATACGCTTGTACTTCTTTGCACCTGATAACAAAACTATGGGGGGCCTCATGA
- a CDS encoding aldehyde ferredoxin oxidoreductase family protein, which yields MLSGDPLSNVLYIDLTRKSFYVLERRDLFAKYLGGTGAAIALLHEECPPDCDPLGEENPIVFAVGPLTALYPLASKTVAVFKSPHTGNLGESHCGGRSAIAIRMAGYGAIVIKGKSEIPLYVAVHGNRVSFHDASSIWGMRSDSTGRVIREREEGAGLRTIMRIGPAGEKLVTYASVATETYRHFGRLGLGAVFGSKKLKAVVISGKRMIPIADLKGYRKLYDHIYDLAVSSPVMKKYHDLGTAENVLSLNRFKGLPVRNLQETSFEGALNLSGETFAARFLGRRLACAHCPVGCIHIAALREPYEDEPYFYKTSMISYDYEPIYALGTMLGIKNPEDFLVLMDRVEALGMDVMTTGVTLAWATEAMEKGLISVKDTMGVCFSWGDVKSYMEACRMIVEQPNEFYRSLARGVKFASEMYGGKDFALVLGGNEMPGYHTGPGAHLGVLIGLRHSHLDNAGYSFDQKLLLEREVSPEELVDVLLCEERWRQVLSSLVVCFFARGIYTPEVVLELLKTTGYEFKEGDLQQLGHFIYFNKFRFKVREKFAISYLTLPKRLYTTPSPTRSLDPEFVARALEHFKRVMEEDEKRFSP from the coding sequence ATGTTATCCGGTGATCCTCTAAGCAACGTTCTCTACATTGATCTTACGCGCAAGTCTTTTTATGTACTTGAGCGACGTGACCTCTTCGCGAAGTATCTGGGAGGCACCGGTGCGGCAATTGCTCTATTGCACGAGGAATGCCCACCTGACTGCGATCCTTTGGGGGAAGAGAATCCAATAGTATTTGCTGTAGGTCCCTTGACGGCTCTCTACCCGCTGGCTTCGAAGACCGTGGCTGTGTTCAAGTCGCCGCACACGGGAAATCTTGGGGAAAGTCACTGTGGAGGTCGCAGTGCAATTGCCATTCGTATGGCGGGATACGGTGCAATAGTCATAAAAGGAAAAAGTGAAATACCTTTATATGTGGCTGTTCATGGGAATAGAGTATCTTTTCACGACGCCTCGTCGATTTGGGGTATGAGGAGTGATTCCACGGGACGGGTGATAAGAGAAAGGGAAGAAGGTGCGGGACTTCGAACAATTATGAGGATTGGTCCAGCAGGCGAAAAACTTGTAACTTACGCGTCGGTAGCTACAGAGACTTATAGACACTTCGGCCGTCTTGGTTTGGGTGCTGTTTTTGGTAGTAAGAAGTTGAAAGCTGTGGTCATTTCTGGCAAACGGATGATTCCCATCGCTGATCTTAAAGGCTACAGAAAACTTTACGATCACATCTACGATCTTGCTGTTTCCTCACCAGTTATGAAAAAGTATCATGATCTGGGAACGGCAGAAAACGTATTGTCCTTAAATAGGTTCAAGGGTTTACCAGTTAGGAATCTTCAGGAAACATCCTTTGAAGGCGCGTTAAACCTTTCAGGAGAAACGTTTGCAGCCCGCTTTCTGGGACGGAGACTTGCGTGTGCTCACTGTCCTGTTGGATGTATTCACATCGCTGCTTTGAGAGAGCCCTATGAGGATGAGCCATACTTTTATAAAACCTCCATGATTTCATATGATTACGAGCCTATTTATGCGCTTGGAACGATGCTCGGGATTAAGAATCCGGAGGATTTTCTTGTTCTAATGGACAGGGTGGAGGCCTTAGGTATGGATGTTATGACTACGGGTGTAACGCTCGCCTGGGCGACGGAAGCGATGGAAAAGGGTCTGATCTCTGTGAAAGATACGATGGGTGTTTGTTTTTCTTGGGGGGATGTGAAGAGCTATATGGAGGCATGTCGAATGATTGTGGAGCAGCCAAACGAATTCTATCGATCTCTTGCAAGGGGAGTAAAGTTTGCAAGCGAGATGTACGGCGGCAAAGATTTTGCGCTTGTTCTCGGAGGAAACGAAATGCCGGGGTACCATACAGGTCCTGGTGCTCATTTGGGAGTTCTCATTGGCCTTCGCCATAGCCATCTCGATAATGCAGGTTATAGTTTTGATCAAAAGCTACTTTTGGAAAGGGAAGTTTCACCAGAGGAACTTGTAGATGTACTACTTTGTGAAGAAAGATGGCGACAAGTATTATCTTCTCTAGTTGTATGTTTCTTTGCTCGAGGTATATACACACCCGAGGTAGTCCTGGAGCTTTTGAAGACTACGGGATATGAATTTAAAGAAGGAGACCTGCAGCAACTTGGTCATTTTATCTACTTTAACAAGTTTCGATTTAAAGTGAGGGAGAAATTCGCCATTTCTTACTTAACTCTTCCAAAACGTCTTTATACAACGCCGTCTCCTACTAGATCGCTAGATCCCGAATTTGTTGCACGGGCTCTTGAACATTTTAAACGCGTTATGGAGGAGGATGAGAAAAGATTTTCACCATAG